The genomic DNA tggatgaaaaaacAAGATATATCAGTCTGGAGATTAGGAATAcaaagaataatataatagtAATATAACTAAAAGCGTTAATTCTACAACATGTTGAAGTTGGAGCGCTGCCGTAAATTTTTtaggtttcttttccttttcaaatgCTGAAGGAAGAccattttctttaacattttgtTCTCTCTTCAATCATGCTCATTCTTGGCAGCCAACAAGAGCAAAATACTTGTGTACTCAAGAATACTACACTATTCATCAGCATGTTCTATCAAGGTTAGTGTTTACATGCACTATCATGGTTTTCACTTGTTCATTACTCGTACCACAGTTAAAAATGGAAACCTATTCCCAGGAATGAAAACTTAGGAAGGGAGTAAAGGACTTACACAATATAGACATGTCCTCCCCATCCACTCAAACAGTCTCGATCAACTGATGATAGCAGTGCTTGGGAGACAGTCTCGAACAATTCCTCTGATTCCTGAGTAGATTGAAACAAAGAGTTGTTAAAAGTAGCTGAGATTAGTAtgacaaaaaaagtaaaagagaggATGACTAAATTTCAGCTATCAGAGCAGCAATTAATATCCGATACATTCTAACTGATAAGCAAATCGTCATTGTGACCATGAAGTCAGCCCAACAAATGCATACGTGTATCTTGATTATGCACTTGTCCATTCATATAGGAAGCTCTCAACATGGTAAGAGTATTCCagttctttctattttattattttgaacaTATAAGATAGTATTGCCATGGCAATAAGATTTCTATGAAGTAGCAAATCTCATACACCGGAGAAATGAGAAAATTTATGAGAAATGAGAAAATCAACTGGTCAACTGGATTTGACATCCTATCAAAACTAGTACAAGTCAAGAGTTCAATATTGTGACAAACCATGTCGGGCTTGAACATCGACTCACAAGCACCATAGAGTGACTCTGATGCAGTGCCAGCAACAACAAAATCTTTTGCTAGCTCCCTGCACATATACAACACAATATTCAGTACTACGGTCAAAACTCTTACATTAATCTAAAACCCACAAGCTATAATGATAAAGTATGACGCTTGTGCATATTagttttttgataaattttgagattaacaaggaaaaagaaagccTTCATCATTCACTAACAGGTATATTCTATCCGCAAAGAAGATGTATAGCCAGGCATATCCTTCACGGTTCACAACTGGCAACGATGATCAAAAAGAGTAATATAAATAGGAGAAGTAGAACATTACAACTAAATTCAAACTTtcacaaaaacccaacacatcACTCACCAGAACTTGCACGACAGAGGGAAATttgaaaataacttttaaatAACTTTTCTAACCTACTCTTTACTTCATTAGAATAGTCAACACCGCTATTCTAAAGAgggaaatttgaaaatttatacaTATCAATTTGAAAGACAACCAATTAATGATGGCGCCTTTAAAAGTTCAATTTGCTAAACAAGACAAAAGGAGTAATTTATACATTACAGTTTGCAGTCAGAACTACTACTTTAATAAATGGAACCACAATATTTTAGACTTTGCCTTCATGGACAATTTGGGTCTTGGGTCAATTGCCAGATGAACAACAACATATGAGAATAAAATTACACTACTTGCATGTTCCATAAACTACAAAAGGTTGATCAGGATGCTGGTGTTCAGACATTAATCATGAAGCTCTTGCATTGCACAAACCACAAggaaaataagcaaaaaatacAGGAGAAGATGCCAACACTTGCAGCTTACATAGACCACATGTGACTGCAAGAATAACAAATTACTAATCTCAAGACTAGATCCCAGGACAACCGAAGTTATGAAGGCTTCAACCAGACTAGATCCCAGGACACCATGCAAAGCGCCCCTTTCACACAAGTCGGGTAAAGCTCGGCTTTGCCCACGGGCATAGATCCAAGAAATTGTTTACATTCAAGAGGGGTTGAATTTTAGACATGATGCTTCACAAGGCACCAAAGCCAAGCAACTTACCACtcgagccaaccccttggggttatcAATCTCAAAGATAAAAAGTGTCTTGTAATGAACATTTGTTTCAGAAACATTCAAAGGGATGTTATTAGGTGTTAACATTAACAACATAGTGAAGAAAAACAATACTCTCTAAATTATTAGAAAATGGAAGACTATTTTAAAACAAAGAGGGAGAATTGGAACATATATGATCATCAACTTGTTGAATTTGACATATAGTCTTTGCTCAATAATGTCATCAAAGTCACGGATATTAATCATGAGTCATGAGAAACCCACATGTAATATAGTGCTCAAGGACACTAACGAGTCTAATTGAATGGCAAAGGTACTAGCTTTAAAATATTCTGCCTGCAATCGTTATAATGGTGGAAGTTGATGATACAGTCACAAATTAGTCTCATGATCATTATTACCAGCTACATCAGAAAAGAGGATTAACTAACGGCAACTGAATCTTCAAATCCTTAGCAAATATTCAGCTCTAAATTAGggaaacttttagaaaaagaaaatcaaattacttGGCTCCAATTGAATCCATGGTGCAAATGAATGGCTTGTCTTCATCTCCCAATCCAGCAATTACAGGCTGAGTTAAGTATGGACCAAACCTAAATAGAAAAACAGGAAATATCACCCATATTCAGTccatatgaaattttttaagatCGTTTACAAAAGCTGATGTCGGTACCGAATgagtcaaagaaaaaaaatacaaaaaatctaGTAACAGCATGTTTGAAAGCCATTACCAACCAACTAGATTGGATGCAACTTctgaaacaaaatttcaaaataatgaAGCAAAGGAGTCTATTTCATTTCTGTATTAGGTATTTTATTATAACAAGCAATaatgaaaaacaacaaatgatttaaaaaacCACATAATATAGGAATTTGGTTCTCCACAATTGGTGCAGTTGAATACAGCACTTGAAGGCATTTATTTGAACTATACGTTCTGACATAATCACATATTCATTCCTTAAGTTTCATCTATGCATTTGTTTCCAAAGTAAGCTACATGGAACAGACACAACTGGGGGGGTGGGTGGGGCGGGCGTGGAGCCAGTATTCCACAATCCTTGGACAGAGACACTTCTTTGACCCTACATGAACTCTCCTCCAACACATCAATGTTGCGTCTAACTCTATAATGCAATTGCTACATTGGCACATATCATAGTGCAACTAATTTCTTTATAACCCTAAATGCATACATCTCTACTGACAGAATCAGCTCGAAAAAATCTCCATATCGCATATTAAATGGAATAGGTGAACACAAAAGTGATACCATACTCTACACCTCAGCACATTTATCAAACACGTTGTGTATACAATGTCCAGAACGAAAAAACTCAACAAAGCTTGccagcattttatttttttccttaaagaaGGTACCGTATACGGCATACATACACCAAGCACATAGACAAAGCAATTCACTTTGCACTTGAATTTCAACTCGAAGCATTAAATGAGTCTTGTTATTCAAAATGTTTGATTCGTTCCCAAGTCACTTAATATAGGAAATTTAACAAATAGATCCAATGTGAATGccaatcacaaaaaaaatcatatatacaaTATAATTACAAACCCTAGCTTCAGCTCATAGAAACAAAACTTGTAGCAAGTTATTTGCACACCTTTTCTCATAAAGAATAGCAGAGACTAGATTTGCAAATGTATCAGGCTTCATGTCCCTCTCTTCACGAAGCTGATACAGCTTGTGCCGGAACACAAGCCGTTGATACCTACACATCAAACCCACCCAAagcaaacaaaattacaaataatcaaccataaactaaataaaaaatgtaattgaAGCGGCAAACCGATAGAGAAAATCAAAAGGAGGCTACGAAGGGGTTCATACAGAGTCTGAGCGTCGGTGGCTAGGCCGGAGAGGCCGACAAAGAGGCGATCGTGAATCTTGTAGATCCTTTGGAAATCGGTAGCGATTGTCTGGAGCTGAACTCCGAGCCTACGATCGCTGGCGATGGCGAAGCAGTTCTTCCCCACCATCGCAATCAAAGCCGATCCATTGTACTCGAAAATCTGAGAACCAAAGCAAACAGAACGTCAGTCTCAGTTGCATTTTAATACACAATTGCGCTTACAGAGTGATTAGGTTTTCGGATTAACACAGAGAGACACTTACAGACATAGCTAGGGTTTTGGGATTGTAAAAGGCGTGTGTGTGTGACAGAGATAGAGAACGAAGCGAGCTTATTAGAGAACTTGGTAAAGAAGAAGACTAAATGGCTTGTGGGTTACTCCAACTCTCCGAGCTGGCTACTCTGATGGAGAATGGGGATGGGCCCAAAAAGGCCCAGAAATTAATAGTATTTAGCATGGAATTTAAATTTGTTGGGCTTcgttggtatttaaccctaataaaaaaaaaaaaaaattttaaaaaaagtattttttttccttggcttGTTTATAATTAGCAAACACTGGGGATACATTTGGATCTCCATCAACTCACTATTAATTAGTtttcaagaggtagttcaattggctgggaCCATGTCTAATGAagtgaaagtcactagttcgaatttatctctcccctcttgtgcagacaagtaaaaccaaaaaaaaaaaaaaaaaaaaaaaaaaaaactcactattaattagtattataattatatattagtGAAAAATACGGTTGCTCATAGACTATCAGAGGAGGCAATTCAGCAATCTTGAAACAAATTTGAATTGAAGAATACCCAAATTTTATTCATGAtattgtgtgtatatatatgtgtgtgatttGATAATGAAAAACACACATCTATTATACATAAATGTCATATAAGGTTCAATATTTTTATGGGGTTGAAATCCAAAGAGTTTTATTACTTTGCATTACTTGATGAGATATCCTATGATTTAGGACACCATTGCCCAAAGAGTTTTATTAGGCTCCGGAGTCCCGTTAagtaattttgttaatttatctTTATGAATTAAATTGTATCTATGTTTTCTAGATAAGGTCCATGTTAAAACTGCATAAACTTAAAAGGTGAtgttttactatttaattatttttaatctttaattatATGTTAAATTGATGATTTATTACAGATTCTCACTAGTAACTCCAAATGATATGGATTGGATAAGTAAATGATAAGGCACATATATGGTTATATCATAATATTAGTTGGTACTTAGCTAGAAAGtagttttaaatattaaaaattaattttagagaaAGTGTGTACGTAATTGAAACTTCtattaaaagtgattttttttaataaaaaaaaaattgaaaaatgcaagcgggtattataatttttactacaacCCATGGTGTCACATAGGTTAAAAACTTAAGCCGATATAAATTTGTACATTGTTTAGTAGCAAACATAATAAATGTCAAGTAAATTGTTTAGGCGGTTTGTGAAGAACTTGCAGTAAAAACAATAGTACCTTTAAAGTTAATCAACAATTGTTTTATAAAGTAGGcttactcattaaaaaaaaaaaaagaaaaagaaaaaagccggCTCTTTGTGATCCCGATTTCTTTTTGTCGTTTTGGTGATCATGAGTTAATTGTTTTGTGGTTTGCCAGCACGACAACACCTTGCAGGCTTGCACCATGCTTGTGTCCTTAGTTTTAGTTTCCCTTTATATGCCTTCAACTTTGCATGTGGATGAATTAGACTACCAtgtaaatttggttttttttgctAAGTTATAAGACAGTTGTTCCTTCCATCTCTGCTCGTACAGTTACAaaatcttgatatatatatatatgcatgcttcCCAAATAAGAGAGAGATGCTAGGTTGGGTAAGAAGGTTATAAGAAAGAGCTGCAAATTAAGCATTgttggtgaagaagaagaagaagtagaggGGTGGATATGGTGCGGTGGTTGTGGTGGTTTGCACTGCTGTGGGCGGTGCTCGGCACCACTCATGCAGGCAACGTAACCTACGATGGAAGATCTTTGATCATCGATGGCCAACACAGGATTCTTTTCTCCGGTTCAATCCACTATCCTCGTAGCACTCCTGAGGTGTTGTTTTGTTCCTTTAATATTtcttgtccttttctttttcttttttttcttttttagttatTATCGTGATCAAAGCAgaccaaataattaaaatatagttTCAAGATATTAACTCTAGGAAATGTTTCCCATCTTTTgagatttcttttttcctttcttttactATTTTTTCCTCTCATTCTCcatgtaaaacaaaaaagatactAACAAAGCGTTAAAGTTTGCTTATGTATTTTTggcatttatcaaaaaaatagaaacaatcCAACCACATTTCTTTTTTGGCCTGAGATACAACCCTACAACTGAAGGGTAAAAGGTCTTTCATTTCTCATGGCtactttctttccatttttctttgaaagtgtgactcttaattaattggtttttcAAACCTACAAGTCATATTGCATTTGGTGAAGATATATAGTTTTCCGTATGATCATATTTCAATCACACAATGTATaaagaataaagtttttctttaaattaggttagagaattttttttcaattcaatatattaaatttacataCGTGTTTAGAATATAACCATGGACTTGAGAATCACGTACatactttattaaaaatatatatgaaaaataatttttcgaTATTGTTTAGTgaaatgcacaaaaaaaaaaaagtattagtgAGAAATGAGAATCACCCTACAccctccactttttttttttttttttccttctaattttgtatttaaaatctatgtgatttttatacttttttttttttttttttaaaaaaaaatgtggaaatcacataatctattaaaaatgcatgtgactgaaatgaaataaaaacaaattttatgtTCATAATTTCAATCTCTTTAGTTTAATGTAAACATAACGATCGGTTTATGTGGTACTCAAACGGCCTGTTTGGTACCTTGTTTACCGTTGCAGATGTGGCCATCTTTGATAGCCAAGGCTAAAGCAGGAGGGCTAGACGTCATCGACACCTATGTGTTTTGGAACCTTCACGAACCCCAGCTTGGACAggtctctcgctctctctctctcacatatgCTAACGCCCATGAACATAATCAATATTTCTTATCTCTCACTCCTTCtctatatttaaaattttcttttctttggcaGTTTGATTTCAGTGGAAGACATGACATTGTTAGGTTCATTAAGGAAGTCCAAGCACAAGGCCTATATTTGTGCCTTAGAATTGGACCCTTCATAGAGGCCGAATGGAATTACGGGTAAAAGACGCTAATTATTATACTTTTATCacatgattattttattatactGTCTTTATCAGTACTAATCAGTCATTGaataatcattgttaaaaataaattcaaaagctGATTGACACTGTCTTGTGAGCTGTTGCTTACTAGCATTATTATAGTATTGCTATTTGATTTACCATGGCGATGCAGGGGTTTACCAATATGGTTGCGTGATGTCCAAGGCATTGTTTTTCGATCCAATAATGAACCTTTCAAGGTATATATTGCTAACACCATTCTcattttaaagtctaatcaacgtaaaacttagcactcatgtaAACACCATTCTCATTTTATCAATGGCAGTATCACATGGGGAGATTTGTGACCAAGCTAGTAAACATGATGAAATCGGAACGCCTATATGCTTCGCAAGGAGGGCCAATTATTCTGTCACAAGTATAGTTCAAAAACCAAGATTGCAACCATTCCCTGCTATTTTTCCATGaccaaaaattgttttgtgtGCAGATTGAAAACGAGTACGGAAATGTAGAGAAAGCTTTCCATGAGAATGGCCCTCCTTATGTTCGTTGGGCTGCAAGTTTTGCTGTGGGACTTCAAACTGGTGTGCCTTGGGTGATGTGTAAGCAAGACGATGCTCCTGATCCAGTGGTCAGTCACTTTCTCTTTTACCTTAATTTGCTCATGAACAGAcgttttttttcaaacattttgtttattcttttgttCTGTTATATGGGTTGCTATTTAGGTTCAGTTTTATTATACCTATCTTAAAACCATGGTATTTTTAGATCAATGCATGCAATGGGAGAAGATGTGGGGAAACATTTGCAGGGCCCAACTCGCCAAATAAGCCAGCAATATGGACAGAGAATTGGACAAGTTTGTATGTTTAATTACATCGAATGCTTAATATGTTCTTTCTTTAAATAATTCTAAGTAAACCCTTCAAATATTGCAGTTGAAATGGTTGTTCCAAAAATTAGTCCTAATCTTTGTCATCCATTATTTATAACTTTTTCCTTGGTTGTAAATAAGTAATCTTTTCAATTGAAGTCTTTTGGCAATTGCATGAAACAGGCCAGGACTGTTATTTTTCTATGAGGCAGATTGCTGGTATAATGGATTTCTATATTGTTATAGGGTGGTGTTCTAAAATTGTGAATCCTTTCAATCTTCCCAGCACACATCCCTGCATACATGCATAAAGATTCAAAGGaaccaagaaagaaagaaaggggaaTATGTTCTAATGTTAATCATAAGCTCTATTGAAAaatatggcttttaaaaccatttATTATTCTGCAAAACAGTCTGAACTCATATTTCTATATATTGTGGCACGTAATTGTATGTTTGATTATGTCATTTTGcaaatgaaattattaaaaataacttTTACCCATCTAATgtctttgatttgttttgaaGTTATCAAGTATACGGTGAAGAACCAAACATGAGATCAGCAGAAGACATCGCATTTCATACTGCACTGTTCATTGCAAGGAAAGGAAGCTTTGTAAATTACTATATGGTATGATAATCTCTCATGGTTATCTTAAATTCATCATGCAATAGAATGCTCCTAATATTTCAATGAAAGATTCAAGGTTCTTATATGCAAATTTACAAGGATAAAAAAGCTCAAGTTATTTTCCAACATTATAACGTCTCTCCTAACATTATGGTTCTTTTCTAGTATCATGGAGGAACCAATTTTGGAAGAACAACAGCTGCATATATGCTGACAAGCTACTATGATCAAGCCCCTCTCGATGAGTATGGTATAGTGTATCTATCTTATACATACTTTTATTGTAGTACATAAATGCATATTTTCaaagtaaaaaagttaatcTCTTTATTTGAAAAGTTCAGGTTTGATTAGGCAACCAAAGTGGGGTCACCTTAAGGAATTACATGCTGCTATAAAGTTGTGCTTAAAGCCTCTACTTTCTGGACAACAAACTACTTTACCTTTGGGTCAACTACAGCAAGTGAGAAAATTATCACTGAATTCCcaagtcttttttttcttgttggctACTTTGTTTTGAGTAACATATAAATATGGGATTGCTAAAGAATCTTTTGTTGCAGGCCTATGTCTTTAAAGGGAATTCAGAAGAATGTGCTGCCTTTCTTGTAAACAATGACTCGAGAAAAAATGCTACAGTCTTTTTTGAGAATTCATCATATGAATTGCCTCCAAAGTCAATTAGCATCCTACCAGATTGCAAGACTGAAGCCTTCAACACTGGAAAGGTTCCTATAACATCTATACAACTTGTTTCTGCATTTATGTTCTGCAAAATGTATAGTGAAAAAAGACTAATTAAAGATATTCTTCATCAGTTAAGCATTaacttttgaaattaaattaagttCAAAGAACCTATGTTTCAATTTGCTACTTGAACAGGTAAGCACACAATGTGGGACAAGATCAATTAAATTAGACCAAAAGTTTGATTTACCTAATATATGGGAAGAATATAAGGAAGCCATCCCTAACTTCAATGAAACTTCATTGAGAGCAAACGTGTTACTGGAGCAGATGAATACAACAAAAGATACAACTGATTATCTTTGGTATACTTTCAGGTAATACCATTTAAGTTGGCTGGATTTAAACTACTACTTCATCTGCTATATCTCTGCCTTTTCATTTAGTTTACTTGTTAAGTTTGACAATTACTATATTCCCTGTTCTGTGTATATGTAGTTTTCAGGATGATTCCTGGGACACAGGATCTGTACTCAAAGTGAACTCTCTTGGACATGTTTTGTATGGATTTGTTAATGGAAATTTTGTAGGTAAGCTTTTAAATGTCCTTCAATTCTTTTATGATGGTTAAAAAAATGGATCATGAGTACATGTTAATGTTTGTTTATGATAACATTAACTTATGCACACTTGAGCACACTTTGTGTAAGCAGCTTTTTAAGATTTTGGAAGAGACAAggtttaatttttcaaaaatgttCATGTCTAAATCTAATATGCCATATCAAGAGAagcttcttttctctcttcattaTTGTTGACTTTACTGTGTTGGTCTTTAGGATCTGCACACGGAAGTCTCTTCAATAGAAGTTTTGCCCTGGAGAAAAATGTTTCTTTCAATAATGGGACGAACTACGTGTCTTTACTTAGTGTAATGGTTGGATTACCGGTTAGTTTCAATCTtatatctctcattttcttcataTATTTTGCTGCACTAATGCAAGGGAAGCAGCTCCTTTATGCCATAATCATCATTTGTGTTTGCTAGACTGCCTTCCAATGACTTACAAATTGAACTTCTCATGGTTGGAGTAGATTGATGAGCACCAAGCTCTTGTATTATAAATGAGCCAATGGGCTTTACAAGCAATTTTTGGAAGCTCCATTTGCAGCTTGACTAGTTCTTTTATAGTGATAGATAGTTTATATTTGACTGGCgtttttcttgaattattaCATTGTCGGCCTTAGCAAGAGACATGACATGGCCGAAGGGCGGTTGGGACTGTTTGAAATTGTTTGTAATTTCATATTTACAAGCAAGGTCTCCAATCCCTAGAATTGTTTTAGAATGATGATGTAGTATTTACAAACAAgtataaattttaagaaattactTTTATTTGTGGCATGAAGGATTCAGGAGCATTTCTTGAGCGTAGGTTTGCTGGATTGCGTAGAGTGAGTATTCAAGACAAAGAAGACTTCAAAAACTTCACCAACTATGAATGGGGATATCAGGTTAGTGTCGTCTTATGCTTACCAACAGGtatataattgaaatatatCAATAGAAATAACAAAGTTGTCTTGAACTTCAAGTTTCAATCAGGCCAacattaaaattacaaatttttacgtttttttcagagcaaaattttgaattttacaCGATTTTCTATGAATTTCTGGATCCGACACTGTTAAAATAGGAGGCGAATTGCGAAACTTCTTCTTTATGAGATCATGCTAAATCAttaattttctaaaaagctTATGCGGATAAGAAATTAATggtaaaattaatatttaattaataatttaacaatctTAATCTAATTCCATGCAATATTTTCATGAAGGTTGGGTTGTTAGGAGAGAATTTACAAATTTACACAGAAATTGGATCAAGTAATTTTCGATGGAGTAAGCTTGGGAGCTCAAATAATCAACCGCTTACATGGTATAAGGTAAAAAAATTctgctaattaattatttgttatgcTAATTCTTGCTTTAACTTGGGACATATATACTTAATCAGCACTAATTATTTGTTGTGGGTTGGTAGACTCTATTTGATGCACCTGCAGGAGAAGACCCTGTTGCATTAAACCTTGGTTCCATGGGAAAGGGTGAAGCTTGGGTCAATGGACAAAGTATTGGCCGATATTGGGTCTCATTCCATACCTCTAATGGAATTCCTTCACAAACATGGTATCCATACAAAGTCAAATCTTaaatttgttggtttttttttttt from Corylus avellana chromosome ca6, CavTom2PMs-1.0 includes the following:
- the LOC132184144 gene encoding proteasome subunit beta type-3-A yields the protein MSIFEYNGSALIAMVGKNCFAIASDRRLGVQLQTIATDFQRIYKIHDRLFVGLSGLATDAQTLYQRLVFRHKLYQLREERDMKPDTFANLVSAILYEKRFGPYLTQPVIAGLGDEDKPFICTMDSIGAKELAKDFVVAGTASESLYGACESMFKPDMESEELFETVSQALLSSVDRDCLSGWGGHVYIVTPTEITERILKGRMD
- the LOC132183908 gene encoding beta-galactosidase 16-like produces the protein MVRWLWWFALLWAVLGTTHAGNVTYDGRSLIIDGQHRILFSGSIHYPRSTPEMWPSLIAKAKAGGLDVIDTYVFWNLHEPQLGQFDFSGRHDIVRFIKEVQAQGLYLCLRIGPFIEAEWNYGGLPIWLRDVQGIVFRSNNEPFKYHMGRFVTKLVNMMKSERLYASQGGPIILSQIENEYGNVEKAFHENGPPYVRWAASFAVGLQTGVPWVMCKQDDAPDPVINACNGRRCGETFAGPNSPNKPAIWTENWTSFYQVYGEEPNMRSAEDIAFHTALFIARKGSFVNYYMYHGGTNFGRTTAAYMLTSYYDQAPLDEYGLIRQPKWGHLKELHAAIKLCLKPLLSGQQTTLPLGQLQQAYVFKGNSEECAAFLVNNDSRKNATVFFENSSYELPPKSISILPDCKTEAFNTGKVSTQCGTRSIKLDQKFDLPNIWEEYKEAIPNFNETSLRANVLLEQMNTTKDTTDYLWYTFSFQDDSWDTGSVLKVNSLGHVLYGFVNGNFVGSAHGSLFNRSFALEKNVSFNNGTNYVSLLSVMVGLPDSGAFLERRFAGLRRVSIQDKEDFKNFTNYEWGYQVGLLGENLQIYTEIGSSNFRWSKLGSSNNQPLTWYKTLFDAPAGEDPVALNLGSMGKGEAWVNGQSIGRYWVSFHTSNGIPSQTWYNLPRSFLKPTGNLLVLLEEENGNPLDVSIDTVSISNVCGNVARSFTSNPARVISWVGQNQTRPNYGKKHGRRPKVQLRFWR